A region of the Oceanihabitans sp. IOP_32 genome:
TTCTTATTATCAGAATTAATTATCTGTAATATAACTTCTGCTAAATCACCTGCATAAGTCGGTGTCCCTATTTGATCAGAAACCACCGAAATTTCATCTCTAGTTTCGGCCAACCGCAACATGGTTTTCATAAAATTGTTACCATACTCAGAATATAACCAGGATGTACGAATAATAAAGCACTCTTTTAACAAATTTTGAACTTCAATTTCTCCTTGTAATTTAGAAGCTCCATAAACACTAATAGGGTTGGGTTCATCGGTTTCAAGATAGGGTGTGCTTTTCTTTCCATCAAACACAAAATCGGTTGAGATATGTATTAAAACAGTGCCATGTTCTTTACAGGCAATAGCCAAATTTTTTGGACCTTCTGCATTTACTTTAAAAGCTAATTCCTCTTCTTCTTCAGCCTTATCCACTGCTGTATAAGCCGCGCAATTAACACAATAATGTATTGGTTCTTGCTCCTTAAAAAACTGGTTCACAGACTGCTCATCACAGATATCTAATTCTTTATGATCGGTAAAAACAAAACTTAAATGACTATTTTTTTTTTGTATATCTTTTATACAATGCCCTAATTGTCCGTTAGCACCTGTTACCAAAACCTTTATCATAGTATAGCGTTTTCAAATTTGGGTAGTACTAAATCTTTTTCTGAGACAATAAAATCTTCCTCATTTAACTGCCAATCTATATCTAGATACTTATCATTAAAAATGATACCTGCTTCTGCTTCCTTATTATAAAAATTATCGCATTTATATGAAAAAAGAGCTGTATCACTTAAAACAACAAA
Encoded here:
- the rfbD gene encoding dTDP-4-dehydrorhamnose reductase, which gives rise to MIKVLVTGANGQLGHCIKDIQKKNSHLSFVFTDHKELDICDEQSVNQFFKEQEPIHYCVNCAAYTAVDKAEEEEELAFKVNAEGPKNLAIACKEHGTVLIHISTDFVFDGKKSTPYLETDEPNPISVYGASKLQGEIEVQNLLKECFIIRTSWLYSEYGNNFMKTMLRLAETRDEISVVSDQIGTPTYAGDLAEVILQIINSDNKNFGLFHYSNEGVANWYDFAVAIFDIHNNAVKVNAIKTEAYPTPAKRPVFSVLDKSKIKNNLILEIPHWFESLNKTLRL